In one window of Candidatus Acetothermia bacterium DNA:
- the rpsD gene encoding 30S ribosomal protein S4, protein MGRYVGPKCKVCRREGVKLFLRGDRCYTGKCPIGRRPQAPGQHGRFRRRATPYALRIREKQKLKRIYGVREAQFRRYVEAAKKWKGVTGEALLKFLERRLDNVVYRTGFAPSRDQARQLVSHGHFAVNGRPTNIPSYLVREGDIVEVKAESRDKLRELVKAAAERRPVPSWLTRDLEGLRIQVAAEPNLEELDQSIDTSLIVEFYSR, encoded by the coding sequence ATGGGTAGGTATGTAGGCCCCAAATGCAAGGTGTGCCGACGGGAGGGCGTGAAGCTCTTCCTTCGGGGAGATCGTTGTTATACCGGGAAGTGTCCGATCGGCCGACGACCGCAGGCGCCCGGCCAGCACGGGCGGTTCCGCCGCCGGGCCACGCCTTATGCCCTGCGCATCCGGGAGAAACAGAAGCTGAAGCGGATCTACGGGGTGCGGGAGGCCCAGTTCCGCCGGTACGTGGAGGCGGCCAAGAAGTGGAAGGGCGTGACCGGGGAGGCGCTGCTGAAGTTCCTCGAGCGGCGGCTGGACAACGTGGTGTACCGCACCGGGTTCGCCCCGTCCCGTGACCAGGCCCGCCAGCTCGTGAGCCATGGCCACTTCGCGGTGAACGGTCGGCCCACCAACATCCCCTCCTACCTTGTCCGGGAAGGGGATATCGTTGAGGTCAAGGCGGAGTCCCGGGACAAGCTGCGGGAGCTGGTCAAGGCCGCGGCCGAGCGTCGTCCCGTCCCCAGTTGGTTGACCCGGGATCTGGAGGGGCTACGGATCCAGGTGGCGGCCGAGCCGAACCTGGAAGAGCTGGACCAGTCCATCGACACCAGCTTGATCGTCGAGTTCTACTCAAGATAA
- a CDS encoding DNA-directed RNA polymerase subunit alpha, producing MPTFVYPESVTWEEHTDHYGRLVVAPLERGYATTLGNSLRRVLLSSLPGAAVVRVLFPGHFHEYDTIEGVREDILAITLNLKGLAIRTRDEALHRLYLNVEGPREVHARDIETPAGVEIVNPDHYIATLDKGGRLELEMEVETGRGFRPAEDNKREDAPLALIPVDADFSPTERVNFTVEETRVGGRSGYERLVLEVWTNGTISPQGAVERAVDILSKHLSLLVGVKAAAEETAAKAVPEELLRPLVELGFEVRACNLLREEGVITLGDLLARTREELYDIHGFGEKTLARVEKRLSELGHALRSEKEV from the coding sequence ATGCCGACGTTCGTCTATCCGGAATCGGTGACGTGGGAGGAGCACACCGACCACTACGGGCGGTTGGTGGTGGCCCCGTTGGAGCGGGGCTATGCCACCACCCTCGGCAACAGCCTCCGCCGGGTGCTCTTGTCGTCCCTCCCCGGGGCGGCGGTGGTGCGGGTCCTGTTCCCTGGACATTTCCACGAGTACGACACCATCGAGGGCGTACGGGAGGACATCCTCGCCATCACGTTGAACCTAAAGGGGCTGGCTATCCGTACTCGGGACGAGGCCCTGCATCGCCTCTACCTCAACGTGGAGGGGCCGCGGGAGGTCCACGCGCGGGACATCGAGACCCCGGCCGGGGTGGAGATCGTCAACCCGGATCACTACATCGCCACCCTGGACAAGGGGGGGAGGCTCGAACTGGAGATGGAGGTAGAGACGGGGCGGGGATTTCGGCCGGCCGAGGACAACAAGCGGGAGGATGCGCCGCTGGCCCTCATCCCGGTGGACGCCGATTTCTCCCCGACCGAGCGGGTCAACTTCACCGTGGAGGAGACCCGGGTCGGCGGGCGGTCCGGCTACGAACGGCTGGTGCTTGAGGTGTGGACCAACGGGACGATCTCCCCGCAGGGCGCGGTCGAGCGGGCGGTGGACATCCTGAGCAAACACCTTTCGCTCCTGGTGGGTGTGAAGGCGGCCGCGGAGGAAACGGCGGCCAAGGCAGTTCCCGAGGAACTCCTCCGCCCACTCGTCGAACTCGGGTTTGAAGTGCGGGCCTGCAACCTCTTGCGCGAAGAAGGGGTGATCACCCTGGGCGACCTCCTTGCCCGCACCCGGGAGGAGCTCTACGACATCCACGGGTTCGGGGAGAAGACCCTGGCCCGGGTGGAAAAGCGGTTGAGTGAGCTTGGCCACGCGCTTCGCTCGGAGAAGGAGGTTTAG
- the rplQ gene encoding 50S ribosomal protein L17, which produces MRHRRKVAKLSMRSDRRRSVLSGQAKDLILYGKVDTTPARARATQALVERLVTWARRGDQAAQRMAFSVLRDKEATHKLFAEIGPQYRERDGGYTRLLKLGPRHGDGAEMARLTWV; this is translated from the coding sequence GTGAGGCATCGGCGCAAGGTAGCCAAGCTCAGTATGCGGAGCGACCGCCGTCGTTCGGTATTGAGCGGGCAGGCCAAGGATCTCATCCTCTACGGCAAGGTGGACACCACCCCCGCCCGGGCGCGGGCCACCCAAGCATTGGTGGAGCGGCTGGTGACGTGGGCGCGGCGCGGCGATCAGGCCGCGCAACGGATGGCGTTCTCCGTGCTCCGGGACAAAGAGGCCACCCACAAGCTGTTCGCCGAGATCGGTCCCCAGTACCGGGAGCGGGATGGGGGGTACACGCGGCTGCTCAAGCTGGGACCTCGCCACGGAGATGGGGCGGAGATGGCCCGCCTGACCTGGGTCTGA
- a CDS encoding Rid family detoxifying hydrolase: MVRRVVAPKGLHTAGPYSPAVQAGPLLFISGQLPLDPASGQLLPGPIEAQTKRCLENLNEILSAAGGSLQDLVKVTIYLADMRDLEAVNRAYAEHFDLAPPARACIGVASLPKGARIEIEAIAYLPQA; this comes from the coding sequence ATGGTCCGCCGGGTGGTCGCCCCCAAGGGCCTCCACACCGCGGGCCCGTATTCCCCGGCCGTTCAGGCCGGGCCGTTGTTGTTCATCTCCGGGCAGCTCCCCCTCGACCCGGCCTCGGGCCAGCTCCTGCCCGGCCCGATCGAGGCCCAGACCAAAAGGTGCCTGGAGAACCTCAACGAGATCCTCTCCGCGGCCGGCGGGTCCCTCCAGGACCTCGTCAAGGTCACGATCTACCTCGCGGACATGCGGGACCTCGAGGCCGTGAACCGGGCCTACGCCGAGCACTTCGACCTCGCCCCCCCGGCCCGGGCCTGCATCGGGGTGGCCAGCCTCCCCAAGGGTGCCCGGATCGAGATCGAGGCGATCGCCTACCTCCCCCAGGCCTAG